One window of Theropithecus gelada isolate Dixy chromosome 4, Tgel_1.0, whole genome shotgun sequence genomic DNA carries:
- the KHDC3L gene encoding KHDC3-like protein has protein sequence MDTPRRFPTLVQLMQPKAMPVEVLGHLPKRFSWFHSEFLKNPKVVRLEVWLVEKIFGRDRERIPHVQGMSQILIHVNRLDPNGEAEILVFGRPSYQEDTIKMIMNLADYHRQLQAKGSGKALAQDVATKKAETQLSSTEVREAGTQRSVEVREVGTQGSPVEVRETGTQQSLEAANQSGTQRSLEAASKAVTQRFREDARAPVTRL, from the exons ATGGACACTCCCAGGCGGTTTCCGACGCTCGTGCAACTGATGCAGCCAAAAGCAATGCCAGTCGAGGTGCTTGGTCACCTTCCTAAGCGGTTCTCCTGGTTCCACTCTGAGTTCCTGAAGAATCCGAAGGTAGTTCGCCTTGAGGTTTGGCTGGTGGAAAAGATCTTCG GCAGGGACCGAGAACGCATCCCGCACGTCCAGGGTATGTCCCAAATCTTGATTCATGTGAATCGATTGGACCCTAACGGCGAGGCTGAGATCTTGGTATTTGGGAGGCCTTCTTACCAGGAGGACACAATCAAGATGATCATGAACTTGGCTGACTATCACCGACAGCTCCAGGCGAAAG GCTCAGGAAAGGCCCTCGCCCAGGATGTCGCCACTAAGAAGGCCGAGACCCAGCTGTCTTCAACAGAAGTCCGGGAGGCCGGGACCCAGCGTTCGGTGGAGGTCCGGGAGGTCGGGACACAGGGTTCTCCGGTGGAGGTGCGGGAGACCGGGACCCAGCAGTCTCTCGAGGCTGCCAACCAGTCGGGGACCCAGCGATCCCTCGAAGCTGCCAGCAAGGCAGTGACCCAGCGGTTTCGCGAGGATGCCCGGGCCCCAGTTACCAGATTATGA
- the DPPA5 gene encoding developmental pluripotency-associated 5 protein: MGTLPARRNIPPWVKVPEDLKDPEVFQVQTRLLKAMFGPDGSRIPYIEQVSKAMLELKALESSDLTEVVVYGSYLYKLRTKWMLQSMAEWHRQRQERGMLKLAEAMTALELGPWMK; the protein is encoded by the exons ATGGGAACTCTCCCGGCACGTAGAAATATCCCGCCGTGGGTGAAAGTTCCCGAAGACCTGAAAGATCCAGAGGTGTTCCAGGTCCAGACGCGGCTGCTGAAAGCCATGTTTG gccctgacGGATCTCGAATCCCTTACATCGAGCAAGTGAGCAAGGCCATGCTCGAGCTGAAGGCTCTGGAGTCTTCAGACCTCACCGAGGTCGTGGTTTACGGTTCCTATTTGTACAAGCTCCGGACCAAGTGGATGCTCCAGTCCATGGCTGAGTGGCACCGCCAGCGCCAGGAGCGAG GGATGCTCAAACTTGCGGAAGCCATGACTGCCCTCGAACTAGGCCCTTGGATGAAGTGA